GGCGCGGCAGCGCGTGCGCGGCGACGCCGCACACCACCGAGCCGTAGCTGTGGCAGTACAGCGCGACCGGTGCCCGGCCGGGCAGCCCGCGCACCAGCGCGTTCAGCCGCAGCGCACCGGAGTTGGCGCGCATCGCCGTCGCCGCGTCCATGCCGAGCCCGCTGGGCGCGGTGTAGTCGGCCCAGGCGATCACTGCCGTACGGGTCGTGGGGCTCGTCTCCCACTCGGCGCGGTACAGCGCCGAGGCCATGCCGACGGGCGCCGAGTACTTGCGGTTGGTGCGCTGGAAGGTGAGCAGGTCGGTGTCCACGCCGGGGACCACGACCGAGACGCGCTGCGCCTTGTCGAGGTCGCCGAAGACCTCGGCGACGCGGCCCGAGCCCTCGGGGTCGAACGCCAGGATCTGGCGGCCGTTCTCCAGCAGCGCTTCGTAGCGGTGCATGCGACGCCCCGCCGCGTACTGGCCGACGGCCGACAGCCGGTCGTCGTGCATGCGCGTCCGCTCGGTCTCGCGGGCGGTGTACAGCGCGACGCGGTTGGCGCGGTAGCGCAGTACGACGGGCGCGCCGTTCATGTTGCCGAGCGCCAGCGGGTAGCGCCGGACGAGCCGGTCGCGCTGGCGGTCGGTGAGCGAGGTGAAGAACCGGGCCAGCCGGGCGGGGGTCTCGTCCGGGTCGGGCAGCGCGTGGCCGCCGATCCGTCCGTGCTCCCACGCGGAGAGCGACGCCTGGAGCGGCGACGGCGTGCGATGACTGCGGACCGCGGTCCAGCCGGTCGTCGCGAGCATCACGAAGACCACGGCCAGCGCGAGCAGTGCGCGCCAGACGTTCAGTTGCGGGGAGGTGTCGAAGGAAGTCACTGAAAGGACACACTAGGAGAACGAGAGGGTCT
The DNA window shown above is from Streptomyces sp. NBC_01451 and carries:
- a CDS encoding alpha/beta hydrolase, with translation MTSFDTSPQLNVWRALLALAVVFVMLATTGWTAVRSHRTPSPLQASLSAWEHGRIGGHALPDPDETPARLARFFTSLTDRQRDRLVRRYPLALGNMNGAPVVLRYRANRVALYTARETERTRMHDDRLSAVGQYAAGRRMHRYEALLENGRQILAFDPEGSGRVAEVFGDLDKAQRVSVVVPGVDTDLLTFQRTNRKYSAPVGMASALYRAEWETSPTTRTAVIAWADYTAPSGLGMDAATAMRANSGALRLNALVRGLPGRAPVALYCHSYGSVVCGVAAHALPRRVTDIAVAGSPGMRAENSAGLRTHARVWAMRDADDWIQDVPYLEVGGLGHGADPVSAAFGARVLSARGAKGHGGYFEPGTESLHNFAEIGVGAYRAVRCAQRDQNDQRNRKDDVCLKGLPDGAMAGRA